From Mytilus edulis chromosome 9, xbMytEdul2.2, whole genome shotgun sequence, the proteins below share one genomic window:
- the LOC139489962 gene encoding uncharacterized protein, with product MSDVSFFILGRSGNWNHAINSCLLSDKTLLKDLDIIKNGWLDYFQYTEVKSNHRCIAITRKDGNQPLSYQYRSCSDQLPTLCKIDNNSGNFNTKYSSVFHDSTESLKPSSANVSDVQGSGEISTDNKNIDLCIKIAAGGTASFATITMLLLVIIFIQRRKLTKASYTTLSVRRDQNTYNQVPHEMSDSITGQHYEVSPLSEIPTSGCQITAQQNIAIIQHIDTSGYLIPSGMLETDGDYQTITD from the exons ATGTCTGATGTCTCTTTTT TTATTTTGGGAAGAAGTGGGAACTGGAATCATGCTATTAACAGCTGCTTACTCAGTGATAAAACACTTTTGAAAGATCTCGATATAATTAAAAACGGTTGGCTTGATTATTTTCAATATACAGAAG TCAAATCAAATCACCGATGTATTGCTATAACTAGAAAGGATGGTAATCAACCACTGTCGTACCAATACAGAAGTTGTTCAGATCAATTGCCTACTCTTTGTAAGATAGATAATAATTCTG GAAACTTTAACACGAAATATAGTAGTGTATTTCATGACTCCACAGAATCGCTAAAGCCTTCGTCTGCAAATGTTTCTGATGTACAAGGATCTGGTGAAATATCGACGGACAATAAAAATATCG ATCTTTGTATCAAGATTGCTGCTGGAGGTACTGCGTCCTTTGCAACAATAACTATGTTGCTCTTGGTAAT taTCTTTATCCAAAGAAGAAAATTGACAAAAGCTTCCTACACCACCTTGTCAGTACGGCGAGATCAGAACACCTACAACCAAGTACCACATGAAATGTCAGATTCCATTACAGGACAACACTATGAGGTTTCTCCATTATCAGAAATCCCTACTTCAGGATGTCAAATAACTGCCCAACAGAACATAGCTATAATACAACACATTGATACATCTGGGTATCTTATTCCTTCAGGAATGCTAGAGACAGATGGCGACTATCAAACAATCACAGACtga